The genomic window TCCTTTTTGTCTTCCAAAAGTTTGCTGATATTTTTAATCACTTGCGCATCATTTCCCAAACGCATATTGGCTTTTTCTCTCCAAATTTTGGCTTGATAAATCTTGTCGCTCGAAGGGTATTTGTATAAAATATAATTAAATGCGTCCAAAGCGGGAATAAATCTTTGGTCGTAATACCTTGCTTTTCCTAGAAGTAAGTAAGCTTCGTCTATTTGATAATTTTTTTCTTGCCCGCCAATGTTCATCGAATGTTTCTGAATGGCTTTCGTCGCTTTGGCTTCGGCTAGTTCAAAATTGGCATTTTTGGGTTTTGCTGCTCCATTATCATCCACAATTTCCATTCTTTCGACAGGCAATCGCTTCCAAAAATTTTCTTTGATGTTTGCATTTACATCTTTGATTCCTTTGTCCATCCCAATTTGACCGTTGTATAAAATATTATCTCTGGTACTTAATGCGTGGGAATTTCTAGCCAAAAAAGTATCTTTCTTGGTAGAACAGGCTATCAATAAAATTAAGAATGCTATGAAAAAGGTGAGTTTGAGTATCTTGGTTTTCAATGGGAAACGGTTTATCATTTAACTTCTAAAAGTACATTTTAGTATAATGACTGGTAAAAATACGTTTCTTTTTGAAATATGGAAATTTATACCGCAAAAAACGCTTCCAATTCCTGCAAGGTTTCGGTAGAGGTTTGAATGTCTTTCACAATTTCTCCTTTATTCAGTGCCACAATTCTATCGCAAACTTCTACTGTATGTACTAAATCATGACTGGAAACCAAAACCGTAATTTCAGGATTTTGAGCTAATTCTTTGATTATTTTTTTCAAACGGCTAACGGTTGTGGGATCCAAATTAGCAAATGGTTCATCTAAAATTACCACTTCGGGATTGCCAATTAGCGTGGCAATAATCCCGACTTTCTTCTGATTTCCTTTGGATAAATCTCGCAAGTATTTTTTGTTTTTTAGGATTTCGCCATTAAAAAATTCTTCGTGTTTGGCTAACAAAACATCAATATCGGCTTTGTTCTGACCACGCAAATCGCCAATAAAATAGAAGTATTCTTCGGGAGTGAGATAACCAATCAGGAAACTTTCATCCAGAAAAGATGCTGTAAAAGATTTCCAGTTTTCGCTGGTATTTACGGCAACACCATTGTTGATAATTTGTCCCGTTGTGGGTTGAATTAAATCCAATATCAAACTAAAAAAAGTGGTTTTTCCTGCACCGTTGTTTCCCACCAATCCAAAACTTTGTCCTTTTGGAATTTCTAAATTATCTATTTTTAAAACGGTAGTTCCGTTGTATGATTTCGAAAGGTTTTGTACGTGTATCATTTTTTACATTTTAATGCAGAGATGTTGCAATGCAACGTCTTTACGAATTACGATTTTTGTTTATATGCGGCTATGGTGGCGTATTTTTCGGTTTTATATATTTTTTCAATCATAGAAAAAGCTTTGTTTTTAAAGGCAAATCCCAATATGCCCAACGAGGCTACTAACGCCAGTCCAACATTGGCATTGGCAAAACTAGCACCAATCGAATACACTAAAACAGGCAAAGCCAATTGCGGAATGGATATCAACATGGTCTTAAAATTATAAGCTTTTTTGTCGCCAAAAGCCCCTTTTCCAGAATCTAAATCAATTGGCGTTTTAGTAAATGCGCCGCCCAATAAAACCAAATGCGAATTGACTCCAATGTTGTAAATCGCTCCCACAACAATGGTCATATAAACTTGCCAACCAAAATAAATATAGAACGAAGCAAGAATTGTCGATACAATGGTCGCAATTACCATTAACCACCATTTAGAACTCAAATAGCCTTTGTAAGGAATGTTCTGCGTCATCATTAATTGATAATAAGCACTGTCCCAACTCGGCACAAATTGCCCGAAGGTGATAAGAAATCCACCCGAAACAAAAATTCCTGCAAAAATGTGCATCGTTGGATTGTTGTACGCTTCAATTCCATTGGTAAAAAAAAGCAATCCATAAAAAAGAAACATCACACTCATACCCACCGTAGTTTTGGATCTTTTGTTTCTTTTAATCAATTTGATGTCGTTTTTTAAGAAGGTACCGATGGTTCCAAATTGATTCAGCCACACCAAATTCTCGGTTTTTGCAATATCGTGTTTGCTAGAAAGTCCTGCGTCGAGATACAAATCGTTTTTAAAATAATGAAAACTGTAGCGATACAAACCTATCAAAACCAAAACGGGTAAAATGAAAGCCCAATAGGTATTGAAAAGCGCCTCAAAAAATGGAGCCGTATAAGTGGTGATGTCAAAAAAACCATAGTATTGTAATCCGCCAAAAACAGCTGCGATTCCAAGAAAAATAGTAAAAAGATAATCCTTATTGTTCAATATAATATTCAAGAAATTATTGATGTAAATCAAAGACAACATAGCGGTATGCCAGAGAAGTACCGACAACACATCATAGCCTTCGTAAATTAAAACAATACTGAAAGGAAGAAAGAAAAACCAATGACCCAAATTGAAAAAAGAAAAAACCGTTTTACCCAGCGAAAAATGAACAATTGTATCTTTTTTTATCGGAAAAACCAATAACGGACGAATGTTCAGCACTGGTATTTTCTGGAACAACAATCGAATGATTATATCCATTAGAAAATAATAAATCATGAATTTATTGATAGTCACAATGGGATCTAACTTGAATTTTTCAAGGACGTAAAACAAGCCGATTCCCAATGCCAAAAAAACCAACGTAAAATACACCGCCAGAAAACCCATCAGTATTTTTATAGCCAAATTGGCTCCAAAAGAGGCCGATCGTAAAAAAGCTTTCCATTCAAGATAAAGGAATTTTTGAATCATAATTTTAGCATTTGATTTTTATTGGTTGCTAAATGTAAGGAAACGTTACAAAAAATTTAAACTTCTAAACGCATAACTTCTATATTTTTATTGGTTTACTATCTTTGCATAAAAAATAATACAATGCCATTATTCAAAAAACTCAATATAAAAGAAGTAAAACGCGAGACCAAAGACGCCGTTTCGATACTTTTTAATATTCCCGAAGAATTCAAATCACATTATAATTTCGTTGCGGGACAATATGTTAATTTAAGATTAACGCTAGACGGACAAGAAATTCGTCGTGCCTATTCTATTGCTTCGTCACCAGAAAGTGGTGAATTGCGTATTGCCGTAAAAGCAGTAACAAACGGAGCGTTTTCGCAATTTGCCAACACCAAACTCAAAGCAGGTGACACTCTTGAAGTAGGAAAACCAGAAGGAAAATTCACTTTTGAACCCGATAGTCACCAACAAAAAAACTACGCTGCCTTTGTAGCAGGAAGCGGAATTACACCAGCAATTTCTATTTTGAAATCGGTTTTGAAAAGCGAACCGCAAAGTTCTTTTGTGTTGGTTTACGGCAATAAATCGCCTGAAGAAACTATTTTTCATCAAGAATTACACGATTTGCACCTGCAATATACCGGACGATTGTTTGTGCATTATGCCTACAGCCGAACCCAAGCCGAAGGTGAATTGTTTGGAAGAATCGATAAGTCAGTCGTGAATTTTGTATTGAATAACAAACACAAAGAACTGGAATTCGACAAATTCTATTTGTGCGGTCCCGAAGAAATGATCAATACGGTTTCTAAAGTTTTGAAAGAACACAACATCAGCGATTCGGCTATTAAATTTGAATTGTTCTCTACTTCTACCGTAGAAAACGCCATCGAAAAATCGCTCGAAGGACACACCAAAGTGACCATGACGGTGGACGATGAGGAAGCAACTTTCGAAATGTCGCAAAAACAAACTTTGCTCGAAGCTGCTCTAAAACACGGAATCGACGCTCCCTATTCTTGCCAAGGCGG from Flavobacterium eburneipallidum includes these protein-coding regions:
- a CDS encoding ABC transporter ATP-binding protein, which codes for MIHVQNLSKSYNGTTVLKIDNLEIPKGQSFGLVGNNGAGKTTFFSLILDLIQPTTGQIINNGVAVNTSENWKSFTASFLDESFLIGYLTPEEYFYFIGDLRGQNKADIDVLLAKHEEFFNGEILKNKKYLRDLSKGNQKKVGIIATLIGNPEVVILDEPFANLDPTTVSRLKKIIKELAQNPEITVLVSSHDLVHTVEVCDRIVALNKGEIVKDIQTSTETLQELEAFFAV
- a CDS encoding DUF5687 family protein, with protein sequence MIQKFLYLEWKAFLRSASFGANLAIKILMGFLAVYFTLVFLALGIGLFYVLEKFKLDPIVTINKFMIYYFLMDIIIRLLFQKIPVLNIRPLLVFPIKKDTIVHFSLGKTVFSFFNLGHWFFFLPFSIVLIYEGYDVLSVLLWHTAMLSLIYINNFLNIILNNKDYLFTIFLGIAAVFGGLQYYGFFDITTYTAPFFEALFNTYWAFILPVLVLIGLYRYSFHYFKNDLYLDAGLSSKHDIAKTENLVWLNQFGTIGTFLKNDIKLIKRNKRSKTTVGMSVMFLFYGLLFFTNGIEAYNNPTMHIFAGIFVSGGFLITFGQFVPSWDSAYYQLMMTQNIPYKGYLSSKWWLMVIATIVSTILASFYIYFGWQVYMTIVVGAIYNIGVNSHLVLLGGAFTKTPIDLDSGKGAFGDKKAYNFKTMLISIPQLALPVLVYSIGASFANANVGLALVASLGILGFAFKNKAFSMIEKIYKTEKYATIAAYKQKS
- a CDS encoding ferredoxin--NADP reductase, producing the protein MPLFKKLNIKEVKRETKDAVSILFNIPEEFKSHYNFVAGQYVNLRLTLDGQEIRRAYSIASSPESGELRIAVKAVTNGAFSQFANTKLKAGDTLEVGKPEGKFTFEPDSHQQKNYAAFVAGSGITPAISILKSVLKSEPQSSFVLVYGNKSPEETIFHQELHDLHLQYTGRLFVHYAYSRTQAEGELFGRIDKSVVNFVLNNKHKELEFDKFYLCGPEEMINTVSKVLKEHNISDSAIKFELFSTSTVENAIEKSLEGHTKVTMTVDDEEATFEMSQKQTLLEAALKHGIDAPYSCQGGICSSCLARVKSGTAEMKKNSILTDKEIADGLILTCQAHPTSAEIVVDFDDV